A single window of Nicotiana tomentosiformis chromosome 1, ASM39032v3, whole genome shotgun sequence DNA harbors:
- the LOC104084979 gene encoding homeobox-leucine zipper protein ATHB-12 → MFDGGEFSCTSSAAALNSAECFSSSSFSSLPSSKKKKVNNKNTRRFSDEQIKSLETMFENETKLEPRKKLQLARELGLQPRQVAIWFQNKRARWKSKQLERDYNILKSNFDHLASQYNSLKKENQSLLLQLQKLNDLMQKERGQYCSIGFDQESYNRDDNTIKNKEMEGKPSLSFDLSEHGVNGVISDDDSSIKADYFGLDEESDHLLKMVEAGDSSLTSPENWGSLEDDGLLDQQPNSSNYDQWWDFWS, encoded by the exons ATGTTTGATGGAGGGGAATTTTCTTGTACTTCTTCAGCAGCTGCTCTTAATTCTGCAGAGTGTTTCAGTAGTAGCAGCTTTAGCAGTTTACCATCCTCAAAGAAGAAGAAGGTTAATAATAAGAATACGAGGAGGTTCAGCGATGAGCAGATTAAATCATTAGAAACCATGTTCGAGAACGAGACTAAACTGGAGCCAAGAAAGAAACTGCAGTTGGCACGAGAACTGGGATTGCAACCTCGTCAGGTTGCAATTTGGTTTCAGAACAAGAGAGCTCGATGGAAATCCAAGCAACTCGAGAGGGATTACAACATACTTAAGTCCAATTTTGACCATCTTGCTTCCCAGTACAACTCCTTAAAGAAAGAAAACCAATCCTTGCTTTTGCAG TTGCAAAAGCTGAATGATCTGATGCAGAAAGAAAGGGGACAGTATTGTTCAATTGGCTTTGATCAGGAGTCGTATAACAGAGACGATAATACTATTAAGAATAAGGAAATGGAAGGGAAGCCAAGCTTGTCATTTGACTTATCAGAACATGGAGTTAATGGTGTAATTTCAGATGATGACAGTAGTATAAAGGCTGATTATTTCGGCTTGGATGAAGAATCTGATCATCTACTGAAAATGGTAGAAGCAGGGGATAGTTCTTTAACTTCCCCTGAAAACTGGGGCAGCCTAGAGGATGATGGTCTCTTGGACCAGCAACCTAATAGTAGTAATTATGATCAGTGGTGGGATTTCTGGTCTTGA